A window of Hevea brasiliensis isolate MT/VB/25A 57/8 unplaced genomic scaffold, ASM3005281v1 Scaf71, whole genome shotgun sequence contains these coding sequences:
- the LOC131177720 gene encoding pentatricopeptide repeat-containing protein At1g31920-like — protein sequence MIGTTVLHQTHFLLPQESPDVNLRLKEQECLTLLRRCMHMEEFRQAHAQILKWGFFSNSFCASNLLAACALPDWGSMDYASSIFQQIEEPGTFEFNTMIKGYAKDFNMENSLFVYCEMLEKGVHSDNFTFPSLLKACAWLKAIKEGMQIHGHIFKIGLESDLYVQNSLINMYGKCGKIQLSSAVFEQVDLKDVASWSAIIAVHTSFGMWCESLKLFKEMGHDRSCRPEESLYVSMLSACSHLGALDFGRCLHGILLRNISELNLTVQTTLTDMYINCGCIEKGLCLFQRMIKKNKFSYSVMISGLAMHGCSKEALEFFSEMLEEGLEPDDVIYVGVLSACSRAGLVEEGLQCFNRMKFEHGIEPTIQHYCCIVDLMGRAGMLNEALEFIRTMPIDPNDIVWRSLLSACKAHHNLKIGEIATKSLVPLILHNSSDLLILSHMYARAKKWEDSAMVRTELACQHLHQTPGFSLVEVKRKIYRFVSQDMSHPESEDIYEMIHQMEWQLKFEGYSPDTSQILLDVDEEEKRQRLKAHSQKLAIAFALIHASQGIPIRITRNLRMCNDCHTYTKSISKIYTREIIVRDRNYFHHFKDGACSCRDYW from the coding sequence ATGATTGGGACAACAGTCCTTCACCAAACCCATTTTCTGTTACCACAGGAAAGCCCAGATGTTAATCTGAGGTTGAAGGAGCAAGAATGCTTAACCCTTTTGAGGAGATGCATGCACATGGAAGAATTCAGGCAAGCTCATGCCCAAATCCTCAAGTGGGGATTCTTTTCCAACTCTTTCTGTGCAAGCAATCTACTGGCTGCTTGTGCTCTCCCAGATTGGGGCAGCATGGACTATGCATCTTCAATTTTTCAACAAATTGAGGAACCAGGTACTTTTGAATTCAATACCATGATTAAAGGATATGCTAAGGATTTTAATATGGAGAATTCTTTGTTTGTTTATTGTGAGATGCTTGAGAAGGGAGTTCACTCAGATAATTTTACCTTTCCTTCTCTTCTGAAGGCATGTGCCTGGTTGAAGGCAATAAAGGAAGGTATGCAAATTCATGGGCATATTTTTAAGATTGGACTTGAGAGCGATTTGTATGTCCAGAATAGCTTGATTAACATGTATGGAAAGTGTGGGAAGATACAACTTTCGTCTGCTGTTTTTGAGCAAGTGGATCTAAAGGATGTTGCTTCTTGGAGTGCTATTATTGCAGTTCACACTAGTTTTGGCATGTGGTGTGAGTCCTTAAAGCTTTTTAAGGAGATGGGTCATGACAGATCTTGTAGGCCAGAAGAGAGCTTATATGTGAGTATGCTATCTGCTTGTAGTCATTTGGGTGCCCTTGATTTTGGGAGGTGCTTGCATGGAATATTGCTAAGGAACATTAGTGAACTCAATTTAACAGTGCAAACTACTTTGACTGACATGTATATCAACTGTGGATGTATAGAAAAAGGGTTGTGCCTCTTCCAAAGAATGATAAAAAAGAACAAATTTTCCTATAGTGTGATGATTTCAGGACTAGCAATGCACGGGTGCAGTAAGGAGGCTCTAGAGTTTTTCTCTGAAATGCTTGAGGAAGGATTGGAGCCCGATGATGTTATCTATGTGGGTGTGTTGAGTGCTTGTAGTCGTGCTGGCCTTGTTGAGGAAGGTCTGCAGTGTTTCAATAGAATGAAGTTTGAGCATGGAATAGAACCAACAATTCAGCATTATTGCTGCATTGTAGATCTTATGGGCAGAGCTGGAATGCTCAATGAGGCCTTAGAATTTATCAGAACCATGCCTATCGATCCAAATGATATCGTGTGGAGAAGCCTTCTTAGTGCTTGCAAAGCTCATCATAACTTAAAAATTGGTGAGATTGCAACTAAGAGCTTAGTACCATTGATTTTGCATAATTCGAGTGACTTGCTGATTTTATCTCATATGTATGCAAGAGCTAAAAAATGGGAAGATTCAGCTATGGTTCGAACAGAATTGGCTTGCCAGCACTTACATCAAACACCTGGATTTAGTTTAGTTGAGGTGAAGAGGAAAATTTATAGGTTTGTTTCACAGGACATGTCACACCCTGAAAGCGAAGACATTTACGAGATGATTCATCAGATGGAATGGCAGTTGAAGTTTGAAGGCTATTCTCCAGATACATCACAAATATTGCTAGATGTTGATGAagaagagaagaggcagagattGAAAGCTCATAGTCAAAAGTTAGCTATTGCTTTTGCATTGATACATGCATCTCAGGGGATTCCCATTAGAATTACTAGGAACCTGAGGATGTGTAATGACTGCCACACATACACCAAGTCAATTTCCAAGATTTATACAAGGGAAATTATTGTAAGAGATAGGAATTATTTCCACCATTTCAAAGATGGAGCATGCTCTTGCAGAGACTATTGGTAA